Part of the Catalinimonas alkaloidigena genome is shown below.
CTCATGCCACTCATCCACAATGACACACTTCAGTTTTTTAAACAGTTGAGAGTGCTGCTTCTGACTGATCAGCAGATGCAGGCTTTCAGGGGTAGTGATCAGGCATTCAGGCATTGAGCGCATCTGCTTTTGCCTTTGACTGCTGCTCGTATCGCCGGAGCGGACTTCTACTTTCCAGGGTACCTGCAAAGCTTCGCAGGCCCTCTCCATGGCTTGCCGGATATCTTTGGCCAATGCTTTCAGCGGAGTGATCCAGAGAATTTGCAGGCCGTTACTTTTTTTCTCCTGGAACCGTTCCGGGTTATCCTGAATAAATTCTAATAAAGCAGCCAGCCACAGCGCATAAGTTTTACCACTACCGGTAGGAGCATTTAACAAACCACTTTCTCCCCTCAGATAAGCCTCCCAAACTTCACGTTGAAAAGCAAAAGCTTCCCATCTCTGCTGCTTGAACCATCTAAGTGCCGGGGCTAGTGATTGAGGCTGATCTTTAGGAGTAGGCATGGATATTTAAGGCAAAATAGAAAGGAATGGTTTAGGGCTTGCGGTAATATTAGTTAATTAAATTCCATATATTCCTTTCTGAGTGATCTCCGCATTAACTTGTTGGAAGCTGTACGGGGTAAGGTATCTTTTGCAATTACTTCTTTAATCCTGAAAAGCGGGTTAAGCTCACTGTTCAACATCATTTGCAGATCATTCTTCAACAGTTCTTTATCCATATTTTCATCCTGAGGGATGAAGAATATCAACAAAACTTCCGGCCCTCCACCTTTGGGAGCTACTGTGACAGCGGCACTTTCGTAAACTGCTTTATGTGTATTTATGATTTTCTCTATTTCTACTGCGCTCACTTTAATTCCGCCAAGGTTCATGCTATCATCCGCCCTGCCACGGCTTTTGTAAAAAGTAGTATCCTCTAATAGCTTATGGTATAGCTGGTAATTATCTCCGTGTTTTCTAAGTAGTGTACCATCTTTCAAGCTGGGAGAATCTTTATAGTATTCTTCATGGTGATCACGGTTCAGTAAGTGTTGAGAAAGTCCGATTGAAGGCGGTACGATGAAGACCTCACCATCCCGTTTGGCGTCTATTTTACCACTTTCTTCTTCCCTAAAGATAAGGTCCATGCCTAAAGCTGGGGTGGTGAATGTCGCAGGGGAGGCTGGCTGCACTACAGTTCCTGTGAGGTATCCTCCACCAATCTCAGTACCCCCACAGTATTCAATAATGGGTGCTTTGAATTTTGCTAACCACATCAGGTATAGGTAGTCTTCAACTTGTGAAGGCTCGCCGGTGGAGCTGAGAACACGAACATTCCAATGATATTGCTCCATCATTTGGGTTTTGCGCCACACTTTTACCAGGGAAGGAATAGTTCCCAGTATGCTGATACTCGCTTCTTGCATAAAACTTCCGAAAGCGGTACTGGCGGCTGAACCAGTAAAAAGTGCCAGTGTCGCTTTGTTCATCAGGGCAGCAAAGATTGTCCATGGTCCCATCATCCAGCCCATGCCTGTTGTCCAGGTGAGCGTGTCGGTGGGCTGAATATCATGATGATAGTAAGCATCAGCAGCACACTTTATCGGAGTAAGCTGAGTCCAGGGAATGGCTTTAGGCTCACTGGTGGTTCCTGAAGAAAACAATATACTGATCAGCGTATTGGGTTCGCCGATTACAGGAGAAAAGCTGTCCTTTGCCAGAAAATCTTCCCATAACACATCCTGGGTACGCAAATCTGTTTTTTCCTTTCCAGGAATAATGATTGATGGAGGCACATCTGCCTTTTTAAGTTTAGGATATATTGAAAGATCTTTTCCACCGTAGGTATAACTATCAAAAGCAATTACTGATCGGGCTTCACTACTTTCTACTCTTCTTTTCAGCTCCTGTGGCGAAAAACTGTCAGCAACAAGTACCGCTATCATTCCTGCCTGTATTATTCCCAGATAAGCGGTGACTGCTTCTGTACAAAGAGGCAGGTAGAGTACCACTTTATCACCCTGTTTAAGCCCCTGCTGTAAGAGGCCATTGGATACCCTGTTGCATAATTTCTTTAAATCTAGATAAGTGAGTGTTCGGGTTTCTTGATTTTCATCAGAAGCAATGATAGCTGTCTTTTGCTCATTTGCTTGAAAGCAGCTGTTAATAATATTCAGACGTGCGCCTTCCAGCCATCTTGGGTCTTCAACCCCACCTTGGGAAATATCCAGCACCTGATCATAATGCTGATCAAGTTTGATCTGCAGGGTTTGTATCGTATGATCCCAGAATTGTGCACGATTTTGTACTGACCAGTTATGAAAATCCTGATAACTACTCAGCTTTAATGAACTGATGGATTGATTAATATTGGCGTAGTTCAGCGTACGCTTATCAGGAAGCCATGCAATTCCCAAGGGGTCATTGGCAAAAATACTGTAGTAAATATCTTTGAGCTGGTCAAAGCTTAATAATTCAATGGCTGAGCTACTTATTTGTTGCCAGAGCCTAGCTTTTTGAAGAAAGGTATTTTTAGTTTCATCCTGCATATTTATAGGGTAGTAGGTTGTGTTAGAATTAACTTAATGGAAAGTTATTATCCAAACGCTTAGTAAAGAACAGTAATATTTACTTTATGTATTAAGTTATTGTAGGCACGAAATATTTTA
Proteins encoded:
- a CDS encoding AMP-binding protein, producing the protein MQDETKNTFLQKARLWQQISSSAIELLSFDQLKDIYYSIFANDPLGIAWLPDKRTLNYANINQSISSLKLSSYQDFHNWSVQNRAQFWDHTIQTLQIKLDQHYDQVLDISQGGVEDPRWLEGARLNIINSCFQANEQKTAIIASDENQETRTLTYLDLKKLCNRVSNGLLQQGLKQGDKVVLYLPLCTEAVTAYLGIIQAGMIAVLVADSFSPQELKRRVESSEARSVIAFDSYTYGGKDLSIYPKLKKADVPPSIIIPGKEKTDLRTQDVLWEDFLAKDSFSPVIGEPNTLISILFSSGTTSEPKAIPWTQLTPIKCAADAYYHHDIQPTDTLTWTTGMGWMMGPWTIFAALMNKATLALFTGSAASTAFGSFMQEASISILGTIPSLVKVWRKTQMMEQYHWNVRVLSSTGEPSQVEDYLYLMWLAKFKAPIIEYCGGTEIGGGYLTGTVVQPASPATFTTPALGMDLIFREEESGKIDAKRDGEVFIVPPSIGLSQHLLNRDHHEEYYKDSPSLKDGTLLRKHGDNYQLYHKLLEDTTFYKSRGRADDSMNLGGIKVSAVEIEKIINTHKAVYESAAVTVAPKGGGPEVLLIFFIPQDENMDKELLKNDLQMMLNSELNPLFRIKEVIAKDTLPRTASNKLMRRSLRKEYMEFN